GGCAATCAGAACATGCGACCGTTGCAGTTTTGCCATTTTCTCATCGCCCAGCATTAGCCGGGTTCGTTTCAACCAGTCATTCATTGGTAAACAGTTTGACGGGTAACCTTAAACTCCGAAAAGCCGGGTAAAATTCATTCGTATGGAACGACGCAATTCATCCTGACTGATTTCTTTTATTTGAGCAGCCTTCTGATACAATTCTTCAACGGAAACATTCGCATCGTCCGTTTCGAGAAACAACCGGTCAACCGGGAGTCTGGCAAACACGCCGGCATTTTTTCCGTCCGGTTTTAGCAGACTGCGTCCAAACGAAAGATAACAGCCTGATTCAATAAGATCCGTAGCAACATCGTAACTTGAATTAAACCAGTGAAAAAGCCACGGAACCGTCCATTTAAGCGATTTGCGCAGTTTGATTATTTCGGTATAGGCCCTAACACAGTGGATTATTACCGGTTTACCAACAGACTCGGCAATTTCAAGCTGTGCAAGAAAAACTTTTTCCTGAACCGATAAAACCGTTTGTATATTTTTATCCAGTCCGCATTCTCCGATGGCCAGCACCAGCTTATTTCCAGCATGAGTCTGCAGTGCGTCCATCATTTTTTCAGCCGGAAACTGTTCAATGTGCCAGGGGTGAAAAC
This genomic stretch from Bacteroidales bacterium harbors:
- a CDS encoding TatD family hydrolase, whose amino-acid sequence is MQNIFAQELTDHFKPEVFCSIGFHPWHIEQFPAEKMMDALQTHAGNKLVLAIGECGLDKNIQTVLSVQEKVFLAQLEIAESVGKPVIIHCVRAYTEIIKLRKSLKWTVPWLFHWFNSSYDVATDLIESGCYLSFGRSLLKPDGKNAGVFARLPVDRLFLETDDANVSVEELYQKAAQIKEISQDELRRSIRMNFTRLFGV